A window of the Glaciimonas sp. CA11.2 genome harbors these coding sequences:
- a CDS encoding 2-oxoglutarate dehydrogenase E1 component translates to MMQQYGSNSYLFGGNAPYIEELYESYLDNPGSVSDNWRAYFDAMQHVPAVDGTDKPDVAHATVVASFAERAKQGPIRTISASADAEMGRKRVAATQLIAAYRYLGSRWANLDPLQRQERLAIPELDPTFYGFTDADMDIVFNISNTYFGTETSTLRDLLNSLRDTYCRSIGAEYMYVSDPTEKRWIQERLESTRSAPTLTVEKKKHILERLTAAEGLERYLHTRYVGQKRFSLEGGESFIVSLDETIQRGGEKGIQEIVIGMAHRGRLNVLVNTLGKMPQELFAEFEGKHGDDLPAGDVKYHQGFSSDITSPGGPVHLSLAFNPSHLEIVNPVVEGSVKARMERRGDKDGAQVLPILVHGDAAFAGQGVVMETLNLAQTRGYGTGGTVHIVINNQIGFTTSDPRDSRSTLYCSDVVKMIEAPVLHVNADDPEAVVFATQIALDYRVEFKKDIVVDIICFRKLGHNEQDTPALTQPLMYKKIAQHPGTRKVYADKLTAQGTIEAGEGDAMVKAYRDAMDAGKHTIDPVITNFKSKYAVDWLPFLNRKWTDAADTAVPMTELKRLAARITKVPDDFKVHALVEKVLNDRATMGRGELNLDWGMGEHLAYASLVSSGYTIRLTGQDAGRGTFVHRHAVLHDQNRERWDAGSYIPLQNVSDQQAPFNVIDSVLSEEAVLGFEYGYSTAEPNTLTIWEAQFGDFANGAQVVIDQFISSGEVKWGRASGLVMMLPHGYEGQGPEHSSARLERFLQLCADNNMQVVQPTTSAQIFHLLRRQMIRLFRKPLIIMTPKSLLRNKDAGSPLSDLAKGSFQTVIGEVDDKIDAKKVKRIIACSGKIYYDLVNARKERGQADVAIIRLEQLYPFPHKAFAAELKQFPNFNELVWAQDEPQNQGAWLQIQHNIFENLGDGQKLAYAGRPASASPAVGYYDKHYAQLKTLLDTAFSKLKGFVLTK, encoded by the coding sequence ATGATGCAGCAATATGGCTCCAATTCGTATCTCTTCGGAGGTAACGCACCGTACATTGAAGAACTGTACGAGTCGTACCTTGATAATCCCGGATCTGTTTCAGATAACTGGCGTGCGTACTTTGACGCCATGCAACATGTGCCTGCCGTCGATGGCACAGATAAGCCCGATGTAGCGCATGCAACGGTCGTAGCATCATTTGCCGAACGCGCAAAGCAAGGTCCAATTCGGACAATTTCCGCTTCAGCTGATGCTGAAATGGGACGTAAACGCGTAGCCGCAACTCAGCTAATCGCTGCATATCGTTACCTCGGTTCGCGCTGGGCCAATCTAGATCCGCTGCAGCGCCAAGAACGTTTGGCTATTCCTGAGCTGGATCCGACGTTCTATGGATTTACTGATGCGGACATGGACATTGTGTTCAACATCAGCAATACCTATTTCGGCACAGAGACCTCTACGCTTCGCGATCTGTTGAATTCATTGCGCGATACTTATTGCCGTTCGATTGGCGCTGAGTATATGTACGTTAGTGACCCAACTGAAAAGCGCTGGATACAAGAACGTCTCGAGTCGACTCGCTCTGCACCGACGCTGACGGTTGAAAAGAAAAAACACATTCTTGAACGTTTGACAGCTGCTGAAGGTTTGGAGCGCTATCTACACACACGTTATGTCGGACAAAAGCGTTTCTCACTAGAGGGCGGCGAAAGTTTTATCGTTTCACTCGATGAAACGATTCAACGCGGCGGCGAAAAAGGTATCCAGGAAATCGTTATCGGTATGGCCCATCGTGGCCGCCTTAACGTTCTGGTCAATACTTTGGGCAAAATGCCGCAAGAATTGTTTGCCGAGTTTGAAGGTAAGCACGGCGATGATTTGCCTGCCGGTGACGTAAAGTACCATCAAGGTTTTTCATCGGACATCACTAGCCCAGGCGGCCCTGTCCATCTGTCGCTGGCGTTTAATCCATCGCATCTTGAGATCGTCAACCCAGTGGTCGAGGGATCGGTCAAGGCACGTATGGAACGTCGTGGCGACAAAGACGGCGCGCAAGTTTTGCCAATCCTGGTGCATGGCGATGCCGCATTTGCAGGGCAAGGCGTTGTAATGGAAACGTTAAACCTGGCGCAAACTCGCGGTTACGGCACCGGTGGTACTGTTCACATCGTCATTAACAATCAGATTGGCTTTACTACTTCCGATCCACGCGACTCACGTTCGACGCTGTATTGCTCAGACGTGGTCAAGATGATTGAAGCACCTGTTCTTCACGTCAATGCGGATGATCCAGAAGCAGTTGTTTTCGCAACTCAGATCGCCCTTGACTATCGCGTTGAGTTTAAAAAAGACATTGTTGTGGACATCATCTGCTTCCGCAAACTTGGCCATAACGAACAAGATACACCAGCATTGACACAACCGCTGATGTACAAAAAGATTGCACAGCATCCGGGTACGCGTAAAGTGTATGCCGACAAATTGACCGCACAAGGCACAATTGAAGCCGGTGAGGGCGATGCTATGGTCAAGGCCTATCGCGATGCGATGGATGCAGGTAAGCACACAATCGACCCTGTCATTACCAATTTTAAGAGCAAGTATGCCGTTGATTGGTTGCCGTTCTTAAATCGCAAATGGACCGACGCTGCCGATACTGCTGTGCCAATGACTGAACTGAAACGTTTAGCTGCGCGCATTACAAAGGTGCCGGATGATTTTAAAGTCCACGCGCTGGTCGAAAAAGTGCTCAATGATCGTGCGACTATGGGCCGCGGCGAACTCAACCTTGACTGGGGTATGGGCGAGCATCTGGCCTATGCGTCTCTGGTGTCTTCCGGTTATACGATTCGCTTAACCGGGCAAGATGCCGGTCGCGGTACTTTCGTACATCGTCACGCAGTATTGCATGATCAAAATCGTGAGCGTTGGGATGCCGGTAGTTATATTCCGCTGCAAAATGTCTCTGATCAGCAAGCGCCTTTCAATGTTATTGACTCTGTATTATCTGAAGAAGCGGTTCTGGGATTTGAGTACGGTTATTCGACAGCAGAACCGAATACTTTAACGATTTGGGAAGCGCAATTCGGCGATTTTGCCAACGGTGCACAAGTTGTTATTGACCAATTCATCAGCTCCGGCGAAGTGAAATGGGGGCGTGCGTCAGGGTTAGTAATGATGCTGCCACATGGCTATGAAGGCCAGGGACCGGAACACTCGTCGGCACGTCTCGAGCGCTTCTTGCAATTATGTGCAGATAACAACATGCAGGTTGTTCAGCCGACTACTTCAGCGCAGATTTTCCATTTGCTGCGCCGTCAGATGATTCGTCTGTTCCGCAAGCCGCTCATTATCATGACGCCGAAATCATTGCTGCGTAATAAGGATGCCGGTTCGCCTTTGTCTGATTTGGCAAAGGGTTCATTCCAGACCGTCATCGGTGAAGTTGATGACAAGATCGATGCTAAAAAGGTGAAGCGTATCATCGCTTGTTCTGGCAAGATTTATTACGATCTGGTTAATGCGCGTAAAGAACGCGGTCAAGCCGACGTCGCTATTATTCGTCTGGAACAACTG
- the gltA gene encoding citrate synthase has product MTNAETKATLSFSDGSPSIDFPIYKGTVGPEVIDIRKLYGATGKFTYDPGFMSTAACNSSITYIDGDKGELLYRGYPIEQLAVNCDFLETCYLLLNGELPTAEEKETFDATVTTHTMVHEQMQFFFRGFRRDAHPMAVLVGTVGALSSFYHDSLDITDPRHREVSAIRLIAKLPTLVAMAYKYNVGQPFVYPRNDLSYSANFMHMMFSTPCAEYKVSDVLVRALDRILILHADHEQNASTSTVRLAGSSGANPFACIAAGIACLWGPAHGGANEAALNMLKEIGTVDNIPEFVRQVKDKNSTVKLMGFGHRVYKNYDPRAKLMRETCYEVLAELGLENDPLFKLAMALEKVALEDEYFVSRKLYPNVDFYSGIVQSALGIPVSLFTGIFAMARTVGWIAQWNEMISDPEQKIGRPRQLFIGSPTRDVVSIESRTASK; this is encoded by the coding sequence ATGACCAACGCTGAAACGAAAGCCACACTATCATTTTCTGATGGTAGCCCATCGATCGATTTTCCAATCTACAAAGGGACCGTGGGTCCTGAAGTTATCGATATCCGTAAGTTATATGGTGCGACCGGCAAGTTTACTTATGACCCCGGTTTTATGTCGACCGCTGCATGTAATTCATCGATTACCTATATCGATGGCGACAAGGGCGAACTACTTTATCGCGGTTACCCGATTGAGCAATTAGCTGTAAATTGCGATTTTCTGGAAACGTGTTATTTGCTTCTGAATGGTGAATTGCCAACAGCAGAAGAAAAAGAAACCTTTGACGCAACCGTGACGACACACACCATGGTCCACGAACAAATGCAATTTTTCTTCCGTGGTTTCCGTCGCGATGCGCATCCTATGGCTGTATTGGTTGGCACAGTGGGCGCGTTGTCTTCGTTTTATCATGATTCGCTAGACATTACTGACCCGCGTCACCGTGAAGTTTCGGCTATTCGTTTGATCGCCAAGTTGCCAACGCTAGTCGCAATGGCCTACAAATATAACGTCGGACAACCGTTTGTATATCCACGTAACGATTTGTCGTACAGCGCAAACTTCATGCACATGATGTTCTCAACGCCATGCGCAGAGTACAAAGTCAGCGACGTTCTGGTTCGTGCCCTCGATCGTATTTTGATCTTGCACGCTGATCACGAGCAAAATGCTTCGACATCAACAGTGCGTCTGGCTGGTTCAAGCGGCGCAAATCCGTTTGCCTGTATCGCTGCTGGTATTGCTTGTTTGTGGGGCCCAGCACACGGCGGCGCGAACGAAGCTGCACTCAATATGCTGAAAGAAATCGGTACCGTCGATAATATTCCTGAATTCGTAAGACAAGTTAAGGACAAAAACTCGACTGTTAAGCTGATGGGCTTTGGTCATCGTGTCTACAAAAACTACGATCCACGTGCCAAGTTGATGCGTGAAACTTGCTACGAAGTGTTGGCAGAGTTGGGATTGGAAAACGATCCTTTATTCAAGCTAGCCATGGCGCTAGAAAAAGTCGCGCTAGAAGACGAATATTTTGTCTCTCGCAAACTTTATCCGAATGTTGACTTCTATTCAGGTATCGTTCAATCAGCATTGGGCATTCCAGTTTCTCTATTTACCGGAATCTTCGCAATGGCGCGTACTGTAGGTTGGATCGCGCAATGGAACGAAATGATCTCGGACCCTGAGCAAAAAATTGGTCGTCCGCGCCAATTATTTATCGGTTCTCCGACTCGCGATGTCGTGTCAATCGAAAGTCGTACTGCAAGTAAGTAA
- a CDS encoding succinate dehydrogenase assembly factor 2 translates to MTITHQDDPAKRARLRWRARRGLLENDLILTRFLDANESTMTDVDVDAFTRLMDLSDGDLMNLLMGRNEAEGEVDLPQVHALVARLRVI, encoded by the coding sequence ATGACCATCACCCACCAGGACGACCCAGCAAAGCGCGCAAGATTGCGCTGGCGCGCGCGGCGCGGTCTTTTGGAAAATGATTTAATTCTCACCAGATTTTTGGATGCAAATGAGTCAACCATGACGGACGTTGATGTCGATGCCTTCACGCGATTGATGGACTTATCCGACGGTGATCTGATGAATTTGCTGATGGGACGCAACGAGGCCGAGGGCGAAGTGGATTTGCCTCAGGTTCATGCTTTGGTAGCGCGATTACGCGTAATCTGA